From the Palaemon carinicauda isolate YSFRI2023 chromosome 4, ASM3689809v2, whole genome shotgun sequence genome, the window gaattcagtttcctcaaccagtacctctgtaacgcagatagctgacttccttttacatctaaggaatgtaagatccctatcagctcctacgatcaaaggttacagaagcatgttggcagcagtcttccgccacagaggcttagatctttccaccaacaaagatctacaggacctccttaagtcttttgagacctcaaaggagcgtcggttagccacaccaggctggaacctagacgtggttttaaggttcctgatgtcagtaaggttcgaaccgcttcaatcagcctcttttaaggatctcacattaaagactcttttcctcgtttgcttagcaacagctaaaagagtcagtgagattcacgccttcagcaggaacataggttttacatctgaaacggctacatgttccttacagcttggttttttagctaaaaacgagcttccttctcgtccttggcccaagtcgttcgagatcccaagcctgtccaacttggttggtaacgaacaagagagagtactatgcccagtaagagctcttaagtactatttaagacgtacaaagccattacgaggacaatcagaagctttatggtgttctattaagaaacctgctttaccgatgtctaagaacgcagtttcttattacatcaggcttttgattagagaggcccattctcatctgagggaagaagaccatgctttgctgaaggtaaggacacatgaagttagagctgtcgctacttcagtggccttcaaacagaaccgttctctgcagagtgtaatggatgcaacctattggagaagcaagtcagtgttcgcatcattttaccttaaagatgtccagtctctttacgagaactgctacaccctgggaccattcgtagcagcgagtgcagtagtagatgagggctcaaccactacattcccataatcccataaccttttttaatctttctcttgaaatgctttttattgttgtttttgggttgtacggaaggctaagaagccttccgcatcctggttgatttggcgggtggtcaaattctttcttgagaagcgcctagattagaggttgtgatgaggtcctttagtatgggttgcagcccttcatacttcagcacctaggagtcgctcagcatcctaagaggatcgctaggctcagtaaggaagacgtacttaaaaaggcagagtaatggttcaagtcgacttccttaccaggtacttatttattttatgtttgttattttgaataactgctaaaatggaatacgggatacttagcttctaatgttaacatgtatgctggtctccacccacccccctgggtgtgaatcagctacatgatcatcgggtaagattaatattgaaaaatgttattttccttagtaaaataaatttttgaatatacttacccgatgatcatgaatttaaggaccctcccttcctccccatagagacccagtggaccgaggagaaaattggttcttgttgacaagaagtacctgagtacctactcgacagatggcgctgttgttgtacacccccacctgtatagcgatcgctggcgtatcccgaccttaggttttttctgtcgggcaacagagttgacagctacatgatcatcgggtaagtatattcaaaaatttattttactaaggaaaataacatatttattgaaAGACATTAACCTTCTAATCAGTAATTTTGGAAATAATGTTCTTAAAAGAAGGAAATGTATTCGAATACAAAAAATGCGTGGCGATTTTGAATTTCATATTGTCTTTGACAATCACTTACCTGGTGTCGTTAAGCACAGCGGTTATAGCTTCATATGCCGAGTCTGCTGTAATAGTAGTCTTATCCAAGACAACACCAAGACCACGGTCTTTAACTCTACGAGCATTGTCCCCCTGATCGGCAAAGACTGGCATGGCAACCAAAGGAACACCATGATATACAGCCTCATTTACTCCATTTTGTCCACAATGTGTAACGAAGAGTCGCGTTTTATAGTGCCCTGTAATGTATTTTCAGTTTCTATGAATATCGTACTTACAGAATTAACTAAGTTAATATATTAAATAGATAAAAACCAAAAAAGTAAATGACCTTTTTAACTCGTAAACAGTATTTGGAATAGGGtttttggaaaatatgaaaattttactaCCTGTACAGAATTAGCAAAATTGGAAGGTAGAGATACTACAATGACTATTAGTCTGGGAGTCTCCTCTCATCATCTTAATTTCAATAACCAATTAAAATAAACAGGCAAGTTGAAATTATATAAGACAACATTTTTGACAACTCAAAATTGGTGCATACACAATATTTTTCCAAAGGATCAGGCCGACCaaagatttaaaaaacattaaaaacaactgATGAATAAGGGAACAAAACGATTTGAGATGCCGTGAATTTAAGGACAAGTAAACAAATGGAATTGTTCAGCTGGAATGCTGTCTTGCatcagttatatataaaaaaagaatcaaaCCACGCAAGTTATGACTTGTTAAGGATGATTTATTTCTGTGCTTCAAAATACATAATTATTGACGTTAACTTCCATTATTGCCATATTTTTAATCATCAGCAATACTAAGGTAACCATACCATCTAAAATGACACTAGTATTAGAGAGGAGAAAGTTAATAAGTCTGATTCTTGGGATATTATGTTCCACCTCAGAGATGGGATCAAGCTACCCGATATTTAATTTTGGCCCCAAGCTGAATGATAACATGTCTACAAGTAGAGTAGTTTTACCAGTATCCATAGACTATTGCTAGCATACAAAGAACctctaactatatacagtatatttatatatataaaggagaaagaatcctcacacaaaaaaaaaatcaaagaccaTATGTAGGGAAAAGGCTAAACAAGTGACTCTAGAGACTTCCTCCATTTGTTTTCCCCTTGACGATGTATTTAGCTATTTACACCTttactttaaaatatataaaaaaggaaaattttcaaaatactgtacTGTTCTTAGGCTACATAAAAACCAGAAGTTTTATCAGTGAAAATTTTGTGCATTCACTGAATTCCTCAACAATAGGCTGTCAGTTTTACCCTCATGGATTAGAATAGGCCAATTACTGGTGTATGAGGGGTAAGTAATTGTGAATGTTTTTATAAAAAACTTTAGAGCAAAGAAATTTGTACTGTAAGGATTGAAGAAAAAAGATTTAagtatattaatatacatgtatCGTCCAAAAACAATGCTAATTCAATATGAATTGGAGAATTTTTGCACAAGTGACTAGGACATGAGTAGATTAGGCAAAAAGATGAAGAATGAATGTTGGACACTTACAGTACAATAAAAACTAAGGAAACACTAACCTAAAAGGTCATGCTGTGGAAACCAGTCAAGGACCATAACATTCTTTGGAATATGTGAGAGACGAGCTGGGTTGAATCTCATGACAACCCTGTGCGGCAGTCGTTCAAAGGCCTGTATGAAAGCATCCATGATATGCTTGGGAACAGTACTggattcatatccactatagcccAGAGAGAATATAACTACACCTGCACTGCCAGAATTGCTTacctaaaagggaaaaaataagatGCAAAGCTCTCACTTTATAAGGTAGTCctgaagaaaataaattatatctaatatattgACACTgttcttattaaaaaaataaacatattaaagGAATTCAACTAAAGAATGCAGTTTACAGAAAATTGTATATGGTAAAACCAGCAACAAAAATCCATGATGAAGCTTAGCCAATGACTTATTCTAATTGATTATGAAATTTGGCCAAAATCTAATAAAACTGATTTTGAATGCTAATATGTATTTTCTTACCCATTCTTCAAGATGGCTTGGTAAGGGAGATGGAGGACCACATTGGATGCATCCGATGTACTGAACATGTGGAGGCATGAGCTTTGGGTAATCAATTAACCAGTGAGAGTGCACCAATATAACTTCTACTTCCCCAAGAAGGTCATAACTCTTAGGACAAGTGGGAAGGAATTTCTGTAATGGAAATTTCATCTGTAGTTAATCATAGTCTAATATGGTATTAGATTTTGTCACTCAAATACAATGCTctaatactccccccccccaaaaaaaaaaaagtggtgtcgAGTCATAAATCCGTAAGTCTCTTATTTCCAAGAAAAAGGGAAAATCCAAGAACACTAACTGGATAAAATTGCTAACTCAAAACCAACCATGGGTCTTATTATAATGGCAAAATCTGTCAGGTCTACCTTGCTGGACCCACCAAGGGGGTTGTATGAGATTTTGATAATATGGCCCAGTGCCGAGACAAAAGGTCCATTTATCACCAAGTGAAAACCTTGGAGGTGTACTCTGAAGCTGAAATTAACAGAATTTGGCTGGGAACATTGGTAGGGGAGGAGACTAAACTGTGAGTCCAGCTAGGGATCAAAGAGTTGCTGTAAACCCCTTTAGCAATGCCTACATAGTACAAAAGAAGGTGCACTGATGGTACTACCTGCCTTCAGGATCTCAAAGCCTATCAGATCAAGTAGCTGGTATTTGGCACCAGAGTTCATTTTATCAGTTAGAAGACAAAGAAGTTTCCTATGGACTCACTAGTTACATACCCTTGATATTTAGTGATTACCAAATGTGCAACTCTTAAGCTCACTTCACATGAGCGAATTGATGCTatgcggattagaaatcaatgaagaacaACGAGGCCCTTCACACAATGTCCTCTTGGTGGTGATTTACTAGCTGCGTGCACTGCTAACCCAGGGAAAATCTTCATGTGTGAAGACATGCTTCCTAACAAGCAGAAAGATTTCCATACAGAAGAAATCCGCTCGTATGAAGCGAGCTTAATTTGAAGATACGTCAGGAGATATAGCATGTGAAATTAAGGTTAACTCTTGGATAATATGTAGTTTGCAGGGTTACAAACAGTCATTCATGAGTGTCATTATTCTCTTGGTAATATCTGTAATACAGAATGATAAATAAACTGTACAGCAGAATAATAGTCACCATACCTCAGAATAATGAGTAAATGTTAGATGGGTAAAATTACCTATAAGCCTAACCATGCATTActgttaaataattattaaagGTATTGCCAAATGAAACTAAATTAAGAGCATAGGGAAGAATTGCCTCAAATTTCTTTGCTTGAGATAAATTTCCATTGAATGGGGAGTTGTGTCATAATGATGATAAATTGTATAACAGACTACGTAAGCACATATAAATAGGGAGGCAAATGACAAGGCATAGATTCTAACAGTCTAATTCACTTCTAGATTTTATATGACAGTGCACAAAACAATTAGGTGAAACTTGGTTGAGTTTATTTCTAGTTCATTATTTCGTTTGTtttagattgtcttgccttatgcaagacatagCTGCATCAAGAGTCTCTGTGACAGGATTTTACTGCATGAGGAAAATATGAGGCTCTCATACAATGAAAATAGGGTACCAAAAATCTTATTAACCTAAAATGTTTGGTAAACATGGACAGAACTTATCATTTCTCTTAGTTTTAGAAACATTAAGTGCATATGATGAAAGGTCTGAGGCAAGACCTATAGAAGACTAATTTAGTAAAGGTTTAATttctgctcataaatggcagatgcaGGGGAGAGGACAATTTCCTGGAGACTGATATACACACATAGGATGAGAGGCCCAAAACCAATCTCCACCAAGTTATAGCCAGACCAGGCAATGGTATACCTAAAGGCTTTCCTAAGCCCatcatcccttgctcacaaggatggtgaggttgcagacactactagaaactactgAGCTTCAGAGGGTCTCAAACTCCCATCATAATGCCAGGCAGAGGCATTTCCAATAGGTCCGAGGCAAGCCCTTCAGAAGATTTTTGTAGGTTCAGGGATTTATTGACCTAGGGCCACATGGGCCTCTGACTCTGACGCAGCCAGGGAGGACAATCAGTGTAAAGGTGCAACTGAGGTAAACCCCATAATTACATCACAAAGTAATGGTTAAGAGGgtaaacagcaagatggaagacaagaagacaGGACAGAGTTAGTGCAAGTTTTGGTATAAGTTTCCCATCGGATCAGGGGATCACCACACAACCCCAGTTTGTCGTCATTTTGAGATATATGTAGGATTTCATTGTTGGTTTAGCCTTTAGAAAGACATTTATAAATCCCAGTTTCCTTATTGAGCTGGCAGACAGACAGCgttctaaaaattattttcttggTGGAAGATGTTTTTAGAAATCAAATAGTCAGTTACCTAAATTCTCTTCCAAAAGTCCTGACAAGATgttatttcaaatatcttttttataatgtatataacctagtctaatgaaaaaaaaatcttactttgaTGTGAGAATCAATGACATTAAAATGGTAAACCATCATGGCCGACTCTGCTAACATAACTAAGGTGTTCCATACACGTTCAGAAAATGTCATCGTTGCTCCAACTTCGCTCAAAAAGTTAGGCACCAGAGCAGGGGACTGGAATACACCTGCAGCACGAGACTGAAATgagaatttttaaaattattattgtgcCAACATTAAATGTCTCAaacttatattgaaaaatatagcaGCCTTTAAATTTTACAGAGAATTACACAAATTAGTTTATATATTCTTTAAAGCTAATGCCAAAGCTGGTTATAAGGAGTGATTTAAAAAAAAGTGTTACTTTCACAGATACTGTATGCTGATGTGGATGGTGGTAGCTACTAATACCAGATTAGAAACGATGTCggtaaataaaaaattaacaacaatgGGGAAGTCGACTCACTTCCATGTGAGCAAATGAAATCAAGACATTTTTGGCGAATAGT encodes:
- the LOC137640245 gene encoding UDP-glucuronosyltransferase 1A8-like isoform X2, giving the protein MESDGTFHPPTSMLWQRPRHIWQVPMDVFGLMDAHCETLLGDVELARVLRSSNFTLALVDIIANECSLALAYHLQLPVVGFWGFSFQGGESRAAGVFQSPALVPNFLSEVGATMTFSERVWNTLVMLAESAMMVYHFNVIDSHIKKFLPTCPKSYDLLGEVEVILVHSHWLIDYPKLMPPHVQYIGCIQCGPPSPLPSHLEEWVSNSGSAGVVIFSLGYSGYESSTVPKHIMDAFIQAFERLPHRVVMRFNPARLSHIPKNVMVLDWFPQHDLLGHYKTRLFVTHCGQNGVNEAVYHGVPLVAMPVFADQGDNARRVKDRGLGVVLDKTTITADSAYEAITAVLNDTRYRETAERFSSLWQEEGESGAERGARWLERIHRYGRLTHLRMPGGHLSLSQYFALDVFIFLLAVICTPWGLAYWLCCKRRMNLKEKAD